Proteins found in one Odocoileus virginianus isolate 20LAN1187 ecotype Illinois chromosome 10, Ovbor_1.2, whole genome shotgun sequence genomic segment:
- the TMEM25 gene encoding transmembrane protein 25 isoform X4, which translates to MALPPGPATLLHTLLLLPALLSSGGLGTPRLAWYLDGQLQEASTSRLLSVGREAFSGGTSTFTVTAQRAQHELNCSLQDPGSGQSANASVILNVQFKPEIAQVGAKYQEAQGPGLLVILFALVRANPPANVTWIDQDGPVTVNTSDFLVLDAQNYPWLTNHTVQLQLRSLPHNLSVVATNDVGVTSSSLPAPGLLATRVEVPLLGIIVAGGLALGTLVGFSTLVACLICRKEKKTKGPSRRPSLISSDSNNLKLSNVRLPRENMSLPSNLQLNDLTPDCRGKPADQQTAQDNSRPDLLDPEPGGLLTSRGFIRLPMLGYIYRVSSVSSDEIWL; encoded by the exons ATGGCACTGCCTCCAGGGCCAGCTACCCTCCTGCACACACTTCTGCTCTTGCCGGCCCTTCTGAGCTCAG GGGGACTTGGCACCCCTCGATTGGCCTGGTACCTGGATGGACAGCTGCAGGAGGCCAGCACCTCGAGACTGCTGAGTGTGGGCAGGGAGGCCTTCTCTGGAGGCACAAGCACTTTCACTGTCACTGCCCAGCGGGCCCAGCATGAACTCAACTGCTCCCTGCAGGACCCAGGCAGTGGCCAGTCAGCCAATGCATCCGTTATCCTCAATGTGCAAT TTAAGCCGGAGATTGCTCAGGTTGGGGCCAAGTACCAGGAAGCTCAGGGCCCAGGCCTTCTGGTCATCCTCTTTGCCCTCGTGCGTGccaacccgcctgccaatgtgacCTGGATCGACCAGGATGGGCCAGTGACTGTCAACACCTCGGACTTCCTGGTGCTGGATGCCCAGAACTACCCCTGGCTCACCAACCACACCGTGCAGCTGCAGCTCCGCAGCCTGCCACACAACCTCTCGGTGGTGGCCACCAACGACGTGGGTGTCACCAGTTCCTCGCTTCCAGCCCCAG GGCTCCTGGCCACCCGGGTGGAAGTGCCACTGCTGGGCATCATTGTGGCTGGAGGGCTTGCCCTGGGCACCCTGGTGGGGTTCAGCACCTTGGTGGCCTGCCTGATCtgcaggaaagagaagaagacCAAAG GCCCCTCCCGGCGCCCATCCCTGATCTCTAG CGACTCCAACAACCTGAAACTCAGCAACGTGCGCCTGCCACGCGAGAACATGTCCCTCCCATCCAACCTTCAGCTCAATGACCTCACTCCAGACTGCAGAG GGAAACCAGCAGACCAGCAGACGGCTCAGGACAACAGCAGGCCAGACCTTCTGGACCCGGAGCCTGGTGGCCTCCTCACCAGCCGAG GTTTCATCCGCCTCCCAATGCTGGGCTACATTTACCGGGTGTCCAGTGTGAGCAGTGATGAAATCTGGCTCTGA
- the TTC36 gene encoding tetratricopeptide repeat protein 36: MGTPNDQAVLQAIFNPDSPFGDIVGLDLGDEAEKEVDEDEVFPRAQLEQSKALELQAVIAAEAGDLSTALERFGQAINLLPERASAYNNRAQARRLQGDVAGALEDLERALELSGGRGRTARQGFVQRGLVARLQGRDDDARSDFERAARLGSQFARRQLVLLNPYAALCNRMLADVMGQLRRPRDGR; this comes from the exons ATGGGGACTCCAAATGATCAGGCCGTCTTGCAGGCCATCTTCAACCCCGACTCCCCATTTGGAGATATTGTTGGGTTGGACCTGGGAGATGAAGCAGAGAAGGAAGTAGATGAAG ATGAAGTTTTCCCGCGAGCGCAGCTGGAGCAGTCCAAGGCCCTGGAGCTGCAGGCGGTGATCGCAGCAGAGGCTGGTGACCTCAGCACAGCCCTGGAGAGGTTTGGCCAAGCCATCAACCTATTGCCTGAGAGGGCCTCAGCCTACAATAACCGAGCCCAGGCCCGGCGTCTCCAGGGGGATGTGGCAG GCGCCCTGGAGGACCTGGAGCGCGCGCTGGAGCTGAGCGGCGGCCGAGGTCGCACCGCCCGCCAGGGCTTTGTGCAGCGCGGGCTCGTGGCGCGGCTGCAGGGCCGGGACGACGACGCCCGCAGTGACTTCGAGCGGGCGGCGCGGCTGGGCAGCCAGTTTGCGCGCCGCCAGCTGGTGCTGCTCAACCCGTACGCGGCGCTGTGCAACCGCATGCTGGCCGACGTGATGGGGCAGCTGCGCCGGCCCCGCGACGGGCGCTGA
- the TMEM25 gene encoding transmembrane protein 25 isoform X5 — MALPPGPATLLHTLLLLPALLSSVKPEIAQVGAKYQEAQGPGLLVILFALVRANPPANVTWIDQDGPVTVNTSDFLVLDAQNYPWLTNHTVQLQLRSLPHNLSVVATNDVGVTSSSLPAPGLLATRVEVPLLGIIVAGGLALGTLVGFSTLVACLICRKEKKTKGPSRRPSLISSDSNNLKLSNVRLPRENMSLPSNLQLNDLTPDCRGKPADQQTAQDNSRPDLLDPEPGGLLTSRGFIRLPMLGYIYRVSSVSSDEIWL; from the exons ATGGCACTGCCTCCAGGGCCAGCTACCCTCCTGCACACACTTCTGCTCTTGCCGGCCCTTCTGAGCTCAG TTAAGCCGGAGATTGCTCAGGTTGGGGCCAAGTACCAGGAAGCTCAGGGCCCAGGCCTTCTGGTCATCCTCTTTGCCCTCGTGCGTGccaacccgcctgccaatgtgacCTGGATCGACCAGGATGGGCCAGTGACTGTCAACACCTCGGACTTCCTGGTGCTGGATGCCCAGAACTACCCCTGGCTCACCAACCACACCGTGCAGCTGCAGCTCCGCAGCCTGCCACACAACCTCTCGGTGGTGGCCACCAACGACGTGGGTGTCACCAGTTCCTCGCTTCCAGCCCCAG GGCTCCTGGCCACCCGGGTGGAAGTGCCACTGCTGGGCATCATTGTGGCTGGAGGGCTTGCCCTGGGCACCCTGGTGGGGTTCAGCACCTTGGTGGCCTGCCTGATCtgcaggaaagagaagaagacCAAAG GCCCCTCCCGGCGCCCATCCCTGATCTCTAG CGACTCCAACAACCTGAAACTCAGCAACGTGCGCCTGCCACGCGAGAACATGTCCCTCCCATCCAACCTTCAGCTCAATGACCTCACTCCAGACTGCAGAG GGAAACCAGCAGACCAGCAGACGGCTCAGGACAACAGCAGGCCAGACCTTCTGGACCCGGAGCCTGGTGGCCTCCTCACCAGCCGAG GTTTCATCCGCCTCCCAATGCTGGGCTACATTTACCGGGTGTCCAGTGTGAGCAGTGATGAAATCTGGCTCTGA
- the TMEM25 gene encoding transmembrane protein 25 isoform X2 has product MALPPGPATLLHTLLLLPALLSSGWGELAPQIDGQTWAERALRENERHAFTCHVAGGLGTPRLAWYLDGQLQEASTSRLLSVGREAFSGGTSTFTVTAQRAQHELNCSLQDPGSGQSANASVILNVQFKPEIAQVGAKYQEAQGPGLLVILFALVRANPPANVTWIDQDGPVTVNTSDFLVLDAQNYPWLTNHTVQLQLRSLPHNLSVVATNDVGVTSSSLPAPGLLATRVEVPLLGIIVAGGLALGTLVGFSTLVACLICRKEKKTKGPSRRPSLISSDSNNLKLSNVRLPRENMSLPSNLQLNDLTPDCRGKPADQQTAQDNSRPDLLDPEPGGLLTSRGFIRLPMLGYIYRVSSVSSDEIWL; this is encoded by the exons ATGGCACTGCCTCCAGGGCCAGCTACCCTCCTGCACACACTTCTGCTCTTGCCGGCCCTTCTGAGCTCAG GTTGGGGGGAGCTGGCGCCACAAATTGATGGTCAGACCTGGGCAGAGCGGGCACTTCGAGAGAATGAACGCCATGCCTTCACCTGCCATGTGGCAGGGGGACTTGGCACCCCTCGATTGGCCTGGTACCTGGATGGACAGCTGCAGGAGGCCAGCACCTCGAGACTGCTGAGTGTGGGCAGGGAGGCCTTCTCTGGAGGCACAAGCACTTTCACTGTCACTGCCCAGCGGGCCCAGCATGAACTCAACTGCTCCCTGCAGGACCCAGGCAGTGGCCAGTCAGCCAATGCATCCGTTATCCTCAATGTGCAAT TTAAGCCGGAGATTGCTCAGGTTGGGGCCAAGTACCAGGAAGCTCAGGGCCCAGGCCTTCTGGTCATCCTCTTTGCCCTCGTGCGTGccaacccgcctgccaatgtgacCTGGATCGACCAGGATGGGCCAGTGACTGTCAACACCTCGGACTTCCTGGTGCTGGATGCCCAGAACTACCCCTGGCTCACCAACCACACCGTGCAGCTGCAGCTCCGCAGCCTGCCACACAACCTCTCGGTGGTGGCCACCAACGACGTGGGTGTCACCAGTTCCTCGCTTCCAGCCCCAG GGCTCCTGGCCACCCGGGTGGAAGTGCCACTGCTGGGCATCATTGTGGCTGGAGGGCTTGCCCTGGGCACCCTGGTGGGGTTCAGCACCTTGGTGGCCTGCCTGATCtgcaggaaagagaagaagacCAAAG GCCCCTCCCGGCGCCCATCCCTGATCTCTAG CGACTCCAACAACCTGAAACTCAGCAACGTGCGCCTGCCACGCGAGAACATGTCCCTCCCATCCAACCTTCAGCTCAATGACCTCACTCCAGACTGCAGAG GGAAACCAGCAGACCAGCAGACGGCTCAGGACAACAGCAGGCCAGACCTTCTGGACCCGGAGCCTGGTGGCCTCCTCACCAGCCGAG GTTTCATCCGCCTCCCAATGCTGGGCTACATTTACCGGGTGTCCAGTGTGAGCAGTGATGAAATCTGGCTCTGA
- the TMEM25 gene encoding transmembrane protein 25 isoform X1 gives MCLWGQVPVSPLLACIFSLGTHFRHQNWALLIHLPRSSQSLVREPRSLWNWTSPMSHNSTNCPPALPRLHYVLGWGELAPQIDGQTWAERALRENERHAFTCHVAGGLGTPRLAWYLDGQLQEASTSRLLSVGREAFSGGTSTFTVTAQRAQHELNCSLQDPGSGQSANASVILNVQFKPEIAQVGAKYQEAQGPGLLVILFALVRANPPANVTWIDQDGPVTVNTSDFLVLDAQNYPWLTNHTVQLQLRSLPHNLSVVATNDVGVTSSSLPAPGLLATRVEVPLLGIIVAGGLALGTLVGFSTLVACLICRKEKKTKGPSRRPSLISSDSNNLKLSNVRLPRENMSLPSNLQLNDLTPDCRGKPADQQTAQDNSRPDLLDPEPGGLLTSRGFIRLPMLGYIYRVSSVSSDEIWL, from the exons ATGTGTTTGTGGGGTCAAGTCCCTGTCTCTCCCCTCCTTGCCTGCATCTTCAGTTTGGGTACCCACTTTAGACACCAGAACTGGGCTCTCCTCATCCACCTACCAAGGTCCAGCCAGTCCCTGGTGAGAGAACCCAGGTCCCTCTGGAACTGGACCTCACCCATGTCACATAACAGTACTAACTGTCCACCAGCTCTCCCCAGACTCCACTATGTTCTAGGTTGGGGGGAGCTGGCGCCACAAATTGATGGTCAGACCTGGGCAGAGCGGGCACTTCGAGAGAATGAACGCCATGCCTTCACCTGCCATGTGGCAGGGGGACTTGGCACCCCTCGATTGGCCTGGTACCTGGATGGACAGCTGCAGGAGGCCAGCACCTCGAGACTGCTGAGTGTGGGCAGGGAGGCCTTCTCTGGAGGCACAAGCACTTTCACTGTCACTGCCCAGCGGGCCCAGCATGAACTCAACTGCTCCCTGCAGGACCCAGGCAGTGGCCAGTCAGCCAATGCATCCGTTATCCTCAATGTGCAAT TTAAGCCGGAGATTGCTCAGGTTGGGGCCAAGTACCAGGAAGCTCAGGGCCCAGGCCTTCTGGTCATCCTCTTTGCCCTCGTGCGTGccaacccgcctgccaatgtgacCTGGATCGACCAGGATGGGCCAGTGACTGTCAACACCTCGGACTTCCTGGTGCTGGATGCCCAGAACTACCCCTGGCTCACCAACCACACCGTGCAGCTGCAGCTCCGCAGCCTGCCACACAACCTCTCGGTGGTGGCCACCAACGACGTGGGTGTCACCAGTTCCTCGCTTCCAGCCCCAG GGCTCCTGGCCACCCGGGTGGAAGTGCCACTGCTGGGCATCATTGTGGCTGGAGGGCTTGCCCTGGGCACCCTGGTGGGGTTCAGCACCTTGGTGGCCTGCCTGATCtgcaggaaagagaagaagacCAAAG GCCCCTCCCGGCGCCCATCCCTGATCTCTAG CGACTCCAACAACCTGAAACTCAGCAACGTGCGCCTGCCACGCGAGAACATGTCCCTCCCATCCAACCTTCAGCTCAATGACCTCACTCCAGACTGCAGAG GGAAACCAGCAGACCAGCAGACGGCTCAGGACAACAGCAGGCCAGACCTTCTGGACCCGGAGCCTGGTGGCCTCCTCACCAGCCGAG GTTTCATCCGCCTCCCAATGCTGGGCTACATTTACCGGGTGTCCAGTGTGAGCAGTGATGAAATCTGGCTCTGA
- the TMEM25 gene encoding transmembrane protein 25 isoform X3 → MCLWGQVPVSPLLACIFSLGTHFRHQNWALLIHLPRSSQSLVREPRSLWNWTSPMSHNSTNCPPALPRLHYVLGWGELAPQIDGQTWAERALRENERHAFTCHVAGGLGTPRLAWYLDGQLQEASTSRLLSVGREAFSGGTSTFTVTAQRAQHELNCSLQDPGSGQSANASVILNVQFKPEIAQVGAKYQEAQGPGLLVILFALVRANPPANVTWIDQDGPVTVNTSDFLVLDAQNYPWLTNHTVQLQLRSLPHNLSVVATNDVGVTSSSLPAPGLLATRVEVPLLGIIVAGGLALGTLVGFSTLVACLICRKEKKTKGPSRRPSLISRAHPSLCPPVATPTT, encoded by the exons ATGTGTTTGTGGGGTCAAGTCCCTGTCTCTCCCCTCCTTGCCTGCATCTTCAGTTTGGGTACCCACTTTAGACACCAGAACTGGGCTCTCCTCATCCACCTACCAAGGTCCAGCCAGTCCCTGGTGAGAGAACCCAGGTCCCTCTGGAACTGGACCTCACCCATGTCACATAACAGTACTAACTGTCCACCAGCTCTCCCCAGACTCCACTATGTTCTAGGTTGGGGGGAGCTGGCGCCACAAATTGATGGTCAGACCTGGGCAGAGCGGGCACTTCGAGAGAATGAACGCCATGCCTTCACCTGCCATGTGGCAGGGGGACTTGGCACCCCTCGATTGGCCTGGTACCTGGATGGACAGCTGCAGGAGGCCAGCACCTCGAGACTGCTGAGTGTGGGCAGGGAGGCCTTCTCTGGAGGCACAAGCACTTTCACTGTCACTGCCCAGCGGGCCCAGCATGAACTCAACTGCTCCCTGCAGGACCCAGGCAGTGGCCAGTCAGCCAATGCATCCGTTATCCTCAATGTGCAAT TTAAGCCGGAGATTGCTCAGGTTGGGGCCAAGTACCAGGAAGCTCAGGGCCCAGGCCTTCTGGTCATCCTCTTTGCCCTCGTGCGTGccaacccgcctgccaatgtgacCTGGATCGACCAGGATGGGCCAGTGACTGTCAACACCTCGGACTTCCTGGTGCTGGATGCCCAGAACTACCCCTGGCTCACCAACCACACCGTGCAGCTGCAGCTCCGCAGCCTGCCACACAACCTCTCGGTGGTGGCCACCAACGACGTGGGTGTCACCAGTTCCTCGCTTCCAGCCCCAG GGCTCCTGGCCACCCGGGTGGAAGTGCCACTGCTGGGCATCATTGTGGCTGGAGGGCTTGCCCTGGGCACCCTGGTGGGGTTCAGCACCTTGGTGGCCTGCCTGATCtgcaggaaagagaagaagacCAAAG GCCCCTCCCGGCGCCCATCCCTGATCTCTAG GGCCCATCCGAGCCTTTGTCCTCCCGTAGCGACTCCAACAACCTGA